The DNA window CAACAACACGCTCCTCTTCGGTGGTCAGGGAGCCGAGGGGGAGATTGAGGTCGAACCCGACACGATTCAGATCCTCATCAACCTCAGCGGGTTCCTCAAGCCTATGAAGGGACGGCTCAAGGAAGAGGCCGAGCAGTATCTTGATCGGTATCTGGATGAAAGGTAGAGCGGGGATTGACGGCGGTCGTGTCCGGGGTCCGGCGAGTCTTTTCGTATCAAGGGCTGAGGGATGGCCCCTTTATTCTCGCTGAATCTCGTGCAAACGCCTCTCTGCCATGAAACGGTTCGCTTTTCATCGACTTCTCCTCGCTGCCGTTCTACCCGTCCTCTTCCTCGCGGCCTGTGACTCCAGCGGGTCGAACGAGAAACCGGACGACCACGAATTTCAATTCAACATCACCCCTCCCACTGCTCAGTCAATGCAGAAGGTGACTACGGGAGCGGCTGAAGACACGATGTTGAACGGCTACTCCTTTTATCATAACCCGCCGGCGAGCCAATCCTACGGCGACCGCAACGTCTTCCTCCTTCACATGAATGAAAATTCGACCCTCGAAGAGCGGCGGAATCAAGAGGGACTTTTCGGCTTTGCCAAGTCGATTGGCGGACGTCCTGGAACGGGGGATCATCCGATCACTGAAGCCTCGAGCGAGGCCTACC is part of the Salinibacter sp. 10B genome and encodes:
- a CDS encoding polyhydroxyalkanoic acid system family protein; translation: MPDIELTRSHSLGLDDGREAVERVAEDLETDLGVRYEWDNNTLLFGGQGAEGEIEVEPDTIQILINLSGFLKPMKGRLKEEAEQYLDRYLDER